In Anopheles gambiae chromosome 2, idAnoGambNW_F1_1, whole genome shotgun sequence, a single window of DNA contains:
- the LOC1274289 gene encoding uncharacterized protein LOC1274289 isoform X2 encodes MKSIILCLVFVLAYAGGQRITTIQLDGVQYFISRMNPYSPELNYFLAYQYCRSLGLQLASFETKEKVESMTEYLQNAGYGKYNFWTSGNRLGTGMFLWMSTGLPFNATFDYFEKSPETVGMDPLDHNSNTSPQRTARDSSGLQKGCVHLKAPSLRWAPEDCSAVKDFICEQTRCYYYNYGSIPVSSAQGRPIQTSTSTSLYTTLAATTTTTTTSTTTEPPTTPAEARQFSTISTVMPAQLTAEHTSPLAALLNGDILDQDRTSARPAMQQQQHDNDAEEEHDEELEHDQEDDEQHHELEEEDDEVNVVGRSSSSANAVAAEEDEVEQEEEEHEHEDEHEQDESDDEDEQAAELHHQQALAAGQDAVGSVLPEDIPVEQKLKQITKEIEQLSGGTGDRELRLDSRQSFLSLSDLIKNIRPAEKVVPQIDSSYANTMRVLGEPLSQRR; translated from the exons GACAGCGTATCACCACGATCCAGCTGGACGGTGTGCAGTACTTCATCAGCCGGATGAACCCGTACTCGCCCGAGCTGAACTACTTTCTCGCCTACCAGTACTGCCGGTCACTCGGGTTGCAGCTCGCCTCGTTCGAGACCAAGGAGAAGGTGGAATCGATGACCGAGTACCTGCAGAACGCCGGCTACGGCAAGTACAACTTCTGGACGTCGGGCAACCGGCTCGGCACTGGCATGTTCCTCTGGATGAGCACCGGACTGCCGTTCAACGCCACGTTTGACTACTTCGAGAAGTCGCCGGAAACCGTCGGCATGGACCCGCTGGACCACAACAGTAACACCTCGCCCCAGCGCACCGCTCGCGACAG cagcggactGCAGAAGGGCTGCGTGCACCTGAAGGCCCCGAGCCTACGATGGGCCCCGGAGGACTGTTCGgccgtgaaagatttcatctgCGAGCAAACGCGATgctactactacaactacgGTAGCATTCCGGTTTCGTCCGCGCAGGG TCGTCCGATTCAAACATCAACCAGCACGTCGCTCTACACTACTCTTGCCGCCACCACGACAACGACCACGACTTCCACCACGACGGAACCACCAACGACACCGGCCGAGGCGCGCCAATTTTCGACCATCTCGACGGTGATGCCAGCCCAGCTGACCGCTGAACATACGTCCCCGCTTGCCGCACTGCTGAACGGGGACATCCTGGATCAGGATCGTACCTCCGCTCGGCCcgccatgcagcagcagcagcacgataaTGACGCCGAGGAGGAGCACGATGAGGAGCTCGAACACGACCAGGAAGATGACGAGCAGCACCACGAActcgaggaggaggatgatgaGGTGAACGTGGTcgggcgcagcagcagcagcgcgaaTGCGGTCGCCGcggaggaggacgaggttgagcaggaggaggaggagcacgAGCATGAGGACGAGCACGAGCAGGACGAGagcgacgacgaggacgagcaGGCGGCCGAGCTGCACCATCAGCAGGCGCTCGCCGCCGGCCAGGATGCGGTCGGGTCCGTCCTGCCCGAGGACATCCCGGTCGAGCAGAAGCTGAAGCAGATCACGAAGGAGATTGAGCAGCTGTCGGGTGGGACGGGCGATCGCGAACTGCGCCTGGACAGTCGCCAGAGCTTCCTGTCGCTGTCGGATCTGATCAAGAACATTCGCCCGGCGGAAAAGGTGGTGCCGCAGATCGATTCGTCGTACGCTAACACGATGCGCGTCCTTGGCGAACCGCTCAGTCAGAGAAGATAA
- the LOC1274289 gene encoding myotubularin-related protein DDB_G0290005 isoform X1 — translation MKSIILCLVFVLAYAGGQRITTIQLDGVQYFISRMNPYSPELNYFLAYQYCRSLGLQLASFETKEKVESMTEYLQNAGYGKYNFWTSGNRLGTGMFLWMSTGLPFNATFDYFEKSPETVGMDPLDHNSNTSPQRTARDSSSGLQKGCVHLKAPSLRWAPEDCSAVKDFICEQTRCYYYNYGSIPVSSAQGRPIQTSTSTSLYTTLAATTTTTTTSTTTEPPTTPAEARQFSTISTVMPAQLTAEHTSPLAALLNGDILDQDRTSARPAMQQQQHDNDAEEEHDEELEHDQEDDEQHHELEEEDDEVNVVGRSSSSANAVAAEEDEVEQEEEEHEHEDEHEQDESDDEDEQAAELHHQQALAAGQDAVGSVLPEDIPVEQKLKQITKEIEQLSGGTGDRELRLDSRQSFLSLSDLIKNIRPAEKVVPQIDSSYANTMRVLGEPLSQRR, via the exons GACAGCGTATCACCACGATCCAGCTGGACGGTGTGCAGTACTTCATCAGCCGGATGAACCCGTACTCGCCCGAGCTGAACTACTTTCTCGCCTACCAGTACTGCCGGTCACTCGGGTTGCAGCTCGCCTCGTTCGAGACCAAGGAGAAGGTGGAATCGATGACCGAGTACCTGCAGAACGCCGGCTACGGCAAGTACAACTTCTGGACGTCGGGCAACCGGCTCGGCACTGGCATGTTCCTCTGGATGAGCACCGGACTGCCGTTCAACGCCACGTTTGACTACTTCGAGAAGTCGCCGGAAACCGTCGGCATGGACCCGCTGGACCACAACAGTAACACCTCGCCCCAGCGCACCGCTCGCGACAG cagcagcggactGCAGAAGGGCTGCGTGCACCTGAAGGCCCCGAGCCTACGATGGGCCCCGGAGGACTGTTCGgccgtgaaagatttcatctgCGAGCAAACGCGATgctactactacaactacgGTAGCATTCCGGTTTCGTCCGCGCAGGG TCGTCCGATTCAAACATCAACCAGCACGTCGCTCTACACTACTCTTGCCGCCACCACGACAACGACCACGACTTCCACCACGACGGAACCACCAACGACACCGGCCGAGGCGCGCCAATTTTCGACCATCTCGACGGTGATGCCAGCCCAGCTGACCGCTGAACATACGTCCCCGCTTGCCGCACTGCTGAACGGGGACATCCTGGATCAGGATCGTACCTCCGCTCGGCCcgccatgcagcagcagcagcacgataaTGACGCCGAGGAGGAGCACGATGAGGAGCTCGAACACGACCAGGAAGATGACGAGCAGCACCACGAActcgaggaggaggatgatgaGGTGAACGTGGTcgggcgcagcagcagcagcgcgaaTGCGGTCGCCGcggaggaggacgaggttgagcaggaggaggaggagcacgAGCATGAGGACGAGCACGAGCAGGACGAGagcgacgacgaggacgagcaGGCGGCCGAGCTGCACCATCAGCAGGCGCTCGCCGCCGGCCAGGATGCGGTCGGGTCCGTCCTGCCCGAGGACATCCCGGTCGAGCAGAAGCTGAAGCAGATCACGAAGGAGATTGAGCAGCTGTCGGGTGGGACGGGCGATCGCGAACTGCGCCTGGACAGTCGCCAGAGCTTCCTGTCGCTGTCGGATCTGATCAAGAACATTCGCCCGGCGGAAAAGGTGGTGCCGCAGATCGATTCGTCGTACGCTAACACGATGCGCGTCCTTGGCGAACCGCTCAGTCAGAGAAGATAA
- the LOC1274289 gene encoding C-type lectin 37Da isoform X4 — MKSIILCLVFVLAYAGGQRITTIQLDGVQYFISRMNPYSPELNYFLAYQYCRSLGLQLASFETKEKVESMTEYLQNAGYGKYNFWTSGNRLGTGMFLWMSTGLPFNATFDYFEKSPETVGMDPLDHNSNTSPQRTARDSSSGLQKGCVHLKAPSLRWAPEDCSAVKDFICEQTRCYYYNYGSIPVSSAQG; from the exons GACAGCGTATCACCACGATCCAGCTGGACGGTGTGCAGTACTTCATCAGCCGGATGAACCCGTACTCGCCCGAGCTGAACTACTTTCTCGCCTACCAGTACTGCCGGTCACTCGGGTTGCAGCTCGCCTCGTTCGAGACCAAGGAGAAGGTGGAATCGATGACCGAGTACCTGCAGAACGCCGGCTACGGCAAGTACAACTTCTGGACGTCGGGCAACCGGCTCGGCACTGGCATGTTCCTCTGGATGAGCACCGGACTGCCGTTCAACGCCACGTTTGACTACTTCGAGAAGTCGCCGGAAACCGTCGGCATGGACCCGCTGGACCACAACAGTAACACCTCGCCCCAGCGCACCGCTCGCGACAG cagcagcggactGCAGAAGGGCTGCGTGCACCTGAAGGCCCCGAGCCTACGATGGGCCCCGGAGGACTGTTCGgccgtgaaagatttcatctgCGAGCAAACGCGATgctactactacaactacgGTAGCATTCCGGTTTCGTCCGCGCAGGGGTAA
- the LOC1274289 gene encoding C-type lectin 37Da isoform X5 yields MKSIILCLVFVLAYAGGQRITTIQLDGVQYFISRMNPYSPELNYFLAYQYCRSLGLQLASFETKEKVESMTEYLQNAGYGKYNFWTSGNRLGTGMFLWMSTGLPFNATFDYFEKSPETVGMDPLDHNSNTSPQRTARDSSGLQKGCVHLKAPSLRWAPEDCSAVKDFICEQTRCYYYNYGSIPVSSAQG; encoded by the exons GACAGCGTATCACCACGATCCAGCTGGACGGTGTGCAGTACTTCATCAGCCGGATGAACCCGTACTCGCCCGAGCTGAACTACTTTCTCGCCTACCAGTACTGCCGGTCACTCGGGTTGCAGCTCGCCTCGTTCGAGACCAAGGAGAAGGTGGAATCGATGACCGAGTACCTGCAGAACGCCGGCTACGGCAAGTACAACTTCTGGACGTCGGGCAACCGGCTCGGCACTGGCATGTTCCTCTGGATGAGCACCGGACTGCCGTTCAACGCCACGTTTGACTACTTCGAGAAGTCGCCGGAAACCGTCGGCATGGACCCGCTGGACCACAACAGTAACACCTCGCCCCAGCGCACCGCTCGCGACAG cagcggactGCAGAAGGGCTGCGTGCACCTGAAGGCCCCGAGCCTACGATGGGCCCCGGAGGACTGTTCGgccgtgaaagatttcatctgCGAGCAAACGCGATgctactactacaactacgGTAGCATTCCGGTTTCGTCCGCGCAGGGGTAA
- the LOC1274289 gene encoding DNA ligase 1 isoform X3, producing MQMQTRKREKTKQTNHPTGRWGVESQRRVLCKVNKRNIDVRYAQKTPVPRFTSIGIFGYFAVTLCHVKIPSKYRNETSSLRLRSVPCRSRPIQTSTSTSLYTTLAATTTTTTTSTTTEPPTTPAEARQFSTISTVMPAQLTAEHTSPLAALLNGDILDQDRTSARPAMQQQQHDNDAEEEHDEELEHDQEDDEQHHELEEEDDEVNVVGRSSSSANAVAAEEDEVEQEEEEHEHEDEHEQDESDDEDEQAAELHHQQALAAGQDAVGSVLPEDIPVEQKLKQITKEIEQLSGGTGDRELRLDSRQSFLSLSDLIKNIRPAEKVVPQIDSSYANTMRVLGEPLSQRR from the exons ATGCAAATGCAGACCCGAAAacgtgaaaaaacaaaacaaacgaatcaCCCAACGGGACGATGGGGTGTTGAGTCCCAAAGGCGTGTCCTATGTAAAGTGAACAAACGTAACATCGATGTACGATATGCACAAAAAACACCAGTACCGAGGTTCACGAGCATTGGGatttttggttattttgcTGTTACACTTTGCCACGTAAAAATTCCTAGCAAATACAGAAACGAAACTTCATCGTTGCGATTGCGATCGGTACCGTGTCGTAG TCGTCCGATTCAAACATCAACCAGCACGTCGCTCTACACTACTCTTGCCGCCACCACGACAACGACCACGACTTCCACCACGACGGAACCACCAACGACACCGGCCGAGGCGCGCCAATTTTCGACCATCTCGACGGTGATGCCAGCCCAGCTGACCGCTGAACATACGTCCCCGCTTGCCGCACTGCTGAACGGGGACATCCTGGATCAGGATCGTACCTCCGCTCGGCCcgccatgcagcagcagcagcacgataaTGACGCCGAGGAGGAGCACGATGAGGAGCTCGAACACGACCAGGAAGATGACGAGCAGCACCACGAActcgaggaggaggatgatgaGGTGAACGTGGTcgggcgcagcagcagcagcgcgaaTGCGGTCGCCGcggaggaggacgaggttgagcaggaggaggaggagcacgAGCATGAGGACGAGCACGAGCAGGACGAGagcgacgacgaggacgagcaGGCGGCCGAGCTGCACCATCAGCAGGCGCTCGCCGCCGGCCAGGATGCGGTCGGGTCCGTCCTGCCCGAGGACATCCCGGTCGAGCAGAAGCTGAAGCAGATCACGAAGGAGATTGAGCAGCTGTCGGGTGGGACGGGCGATCGCGAACTGCGCCTGGACAGTCGCCAGAGCTTCCTGTCGCTGTCGGATCTGATCAAGAACATTCGCCCGGCGGAAAAGGTGGTGCCGCAGATCGATTCGTCGTACGCTAACACGATGCGCGTCCTTGGCGAACCGCTCAGTCAGAGAAGATAA
- the LOC1274290 gene encoding serine protease snake → MDIRASFILGAVLLFGCLYETHGLRLAEQKCQEYRKTIASFPSKVIGRTNVFDTPPNGLPAREGEFPHQVRVGQWFYEDEDDTAFILRCSGALISDRYVLIAAHCLWTLGDEEVSLGRHDYTRNGTFPELSIKRDDLILHPSYDEQTKASYNDIALVRLAQPVTFTSHIYPACLWTEEEAAEPTKLTSSGFTMGRLVNDTQDTRLVKIQVSRVPNAECSREYTDSGYYPQGVTDALLCAESPVEWKSLCEGDAGGLLQTLDRDSADVYRLIGVEAKGHECDQSHQKFIFTKVRQQLDWIESVVWGA, encoded by the exons ATGGACATCCGAGCGAGTTTTATTTTGGGTGCAGTTTTGCTGTTTGGCTGTCTGTACGAAACTCATG GACTCCGATTGGCGGAACAGA AATGTCAAGAATATCGCAAGACCATAGCGTCCTTTCCGTCCAAAGTGATCGGTAGAACGAACGTATTCGATACACCTCCGAATGGATTACCGGCCCGGGAGGGTGAATTCCCTCACCAGGTGCGCGTCGGACAATGGTTCtacgaggacgaggacgataCGGCATTCATTCTGCGCTGCagtggtgcacttattagcgATCGTTACGTGCTCATAGCTGCCCATTGCCTATGGACGCTGGGCGACGAGGAGGTTTCACTCGGCCGACATGACTACACTCGCAACGGCACCTTTCCAGAGCTGTCCATCAAACGAGACGATCTGATTCTTCATCCCAGCTATGACGAGCAGACGAAGGCATCGTACAACGATATCGCGCTGGTGCGTCTTGCCCAGCCCGTCACCTTTACCTCTCACATCTATCCGGCCTGTCTCTGGACGGAGGAGGAAGCGGCCGAGCCGACAAAGCTAACATCGTCCGGCTTTACGATGGGCAGATTGG TCAATGACACACAGGATACACGGCTGGTGAAGATACAGGTGAGCCGCGTCCCAAATGCAGAATGCTCGCGTGAGTACACGGACAGTGGCTACTACCCGCAAGGCGTCACCGATGCGCTGCTGTGTGCCGAGTCTCCAGTAGAGTGGAAGTCTTTGTGCGAAGGGGATGCCGGTGGGCTGCTACAAACGCTTGACCGTGACTCTGCGGATGTGTATCGGCTTATCGGTGTGGAGGCCAAGGGTCACGAGTGTGATCAGTCGCACCAGAAGTTTATCTTCACCAAGGTCCGCCAGCAGCTGGATTGGATTGAGAGTGTCGTTTGGGGTGCGTGA
- the LOC11175927 gene encoding serine protease snake, producing the protein MVRGKLFGYISLLLLGHLISLCDGQTAKRISMQKCDEYRRIISNKRGVISLTLNPKPFYYQSYNCSNVVDLIVGGEAAKHGEFPHQALLGYPREDGSPEPYSFSCGGSLISDRFILTAAHCFSYGDPVIVRLGEYDLTVDSTTQLDFGIAEIIRHPKYRNSRSYHDLALVRLNETVLFSKVIRPACLWTNPTLNVSRFVATGFGKQEEGSTDLSTKLMKVQLDLFPSSDCGELFRDNRKFRDGIDEGQLCVGSLIGGKDTCQGDSGGPLQTITEPRSCIYNIVGVTSTGAACGVGNSKAIYSKVAHYLDWIEQVVWGV; encoded by the exons ATGGTGCGTGGCAAACTATTCGGCTACATTTCTCTTCTGCTACTGGGTCATCTGATATCGTTATGTGATGGACAGACAG CCAAGAGGATCTCTATGCAGA agTGTGATGAATATCGTagaataatttcaaacaaGCGAGGTGTCATATCACTTACGCTGAATCCGAAACCGTTTTACTACCAATCGTACAACTGCTCGAACGTGGTGGATCTTATTGTCGGCGGTGAAGCAGCTAAACATGGCGAATTTCCCCACCAGGCACTGTTGGGTTACCCGCGTGAAGATGGCTCACCTGAACCGTACAGCTTCAGCTGTGGTGGGTCGCTGATTTCGGATCGCTTCATCCTGACCGCTGCGCACTGCTTTAGCTACGGCGATCCGGTGATCGTGCGGTTGGGCGAGTACGATCTAACCGTCGACTCGACGACACAGCTCGATTTCGGTATTGCCGAGATTATCCGCCATCCAAAGTATCGTAATTCCCGCTCCTACCACGATCTAGCCTTGGTGCGGCTGAATGAGACGGTATTGTTTTCGAAGGTTATACGTCCTGCCTGCCTGTGGACCAATCCGACACTGAACGTGAGCCGGTTTGTAGCGACGGGCTTTGGCAAACAGGAAGAAG GAAGCACGGATCTGTCGACCAAGCTGATGAAAGTGCAGCTAGATCTATTTCCGTCCAGTGATTGTGGCGAGCTGTTCCGCGATAATCGCAAGTTTCGCGATGGAATCGACGAGGGGCAACTGTGTGTGGGCAGTTTGATCGGGGGTAAGGATACGTGTCAGGGCGATTCGGGTGGACCCCTGCAGACGATCACGGAACCGAGAAGCTGCATATACAATATTGTCGGCGTAACGTCTACCGGGGCTGCGTGTGGCGTTGGAAATTCGAAGGCGATCTATTCAAAGGTGGCACACTATCTGGACTGGATCGAGCAAGTTGTGTGGGGTGTTTAA
- the LOC11175517 gene encoding polyserase-2: MSICRLQCVVLVLVLGWGGCIAQGHRLATRKCLEYQNIVVNRQTLIPLTIKPKPIQFEVYNCTNVVQLIVGGEQAKYGEFPHHALLGFSKENGNQWDYDFRCGGTLISDQHILTAAHCFAYGDPVIVRVGEYDTELETDDEYDSDIASIRRHPNYSNVRSYDDIALVKLKHPIVLSKHIRPACLWETEERNSTRYIATGFGYNETYGTTLSTVMMKVNLDEFPVSDCERNFKGDRRFKQGVRDGQLCVGSIVEGRDTCQGDSGGPLQVVTNTKSCSYGVVGITSVGGVCGIGNAKAIYTKVSHYIDWIEDNVWGANAMCQRLTTRKCEEYRNIVVNQTSLVPLTINSKPIRFEVYNCSNVVQLIVGGEQAKYGEFPHHAILGYPKKDGEKGYDFLCGGTLISNQHILTAAHCFNEGDPVIVRVGEYDTKSESNDEYDSDIASIRRHQDYLITRSYHDIALVKLKYPIILSKHIRPACLWETEERNSTRYIATGFGYNETFGTTLSTVMMKVNLDEFPVSDCNRSFKGHPKFRQGVRDGQLCVGSIVEGRDTCQGDSGGPLQVVTYPRSCSFAVVGITSIGGVCGGPNAKAIYTKVSHYIDWIEDNVWGANAM; the protein is encoded by the exons ATGTCCATCTGCAGGCTGCAATGTGTGGTGCTAGTGTTGGTGCTAGGTTGGGGGGGCTGCATCGCTCAAG GTCACCGGCTAGCCACCCGAA AGTGTCTAGAGTATCAGAATATAGTGGTCAACAGACAGACGCTAATACCGCTCACGATTAAGCCGAAGCCGATCCAGTTCGAGGTGTACAACTGTACCAACGTCGTCCAGCTGATCGTCGGTGGGGAGCAAGCAAAGTACGGCGAGTTTCCGCATCACGCTCTGCTGGGCTTTTCCAAGGAGAACGGAAACCAATGGGATTACGATTTCCGTTGTGGTGGTACGCTCATCAGCGATCAGCACATCCTGACCGCTGCTCACTGCTTCGCGTACGGTGATCCGGTAATTGTGCGGGTCGGTGAGTACGACACCGAGTTGGAAACAGACGACGAATATGACAGCGACATTGCAAGCATCCGTCGGCATCCGAACTACTCGAACGTGCGCTCGTACGATGACATTGCACTGGTGAAGCTCAAGCACCCGATCGTCCTATCGAAGCACATCCGGCCAGCCTGTCTGTGGGAGACGGAGGAGCGCAACAGTACGCGCTACATTGCGACCGGGTTCGGGTATAACGAAACGTACGGCACTACACTGTCCACCGTGATGATGAAGGTGAATCTGGACGAGTTTCCCGTCAGCGATTGTGAGCGCAATTTTAAGGGTGATCGTCGGTTCAAGCAGGGCGTTCGTGATGGGCAGCTGTGCGTCGGTAGCATCGTCGAGGGCCGCGATACCTGCCAGGGTGATTCGGGTGGACCGCTGCAGGTGGTGACCAACACAAAGTCCTGCTCATACGGGGTGGTTGGCATCACGTCGGTTGGGGGGGTTTGTGGCATTGGCAATGCGAAGGCGATCTACACGAAGGTTTCACACTACATAGACTGGATAGAGGACAACGTGTGGGGTGCTAATGCGATGT GTCAACGGCTGACCACCCGAA AATGTGAAGAGTACCGAAATATAGTGGTCAACCAAACGTCGTTGGTACCGCTCACAATTAATTCGAAACCGATCCGGTTCGAGGTGTACAACTGTAGCAACGTCGTCCAGCTGATCGTCGGCGGGGAGCAAGCAAAGTACGGCGAGTTTCCGCATCACGCCATACTAGGCTATCCTAAGAAGGATGGAGAGAAAGGTTACGATTTTCTCTGCGGTGGTACGCTCATCAGCAATCAGCACATCCTGACCGCTGCTCATTGTTTCAATGAAGGTGATCCGGTAATCGTGCGGGTCGGTGAGTACGATACCAAGTCGGAATCAAACGACGAATATGATAGCGACATTGCAAGCATCCGGCGACATCAGGACTACTTGATCACACGCTCGTACCATGATATTGCGCTGGTTAAGCTAAAGTACCCGATCATTCTATCAAAACACATCCGGCCAGCCTGTCTGTGGGAGACGGAGGAGCGCAACAGTACGCGCTACATTGCTACCGGGTTCGGGTATAACGAAACGTTCGGCACTACACTGTCCACCGTGATGATGAAGGTGAATCTGGACGAGTTTCCGGTCAGTGATTGTAATCGCAGTTTTAAGGGCCATCCAAAGTTTCGTCAGGGCGTTCGTGATGGGCAGCTGTGCGTCGGTAGCATCGTCGAGGGCCGCGATACCTGCCAGGGCGATTCGGGTGGACCGCTGCAGGTGGTTACCTACCCGAGGTCCTGCTCGTTCGCGGTGGTTGGTATCACGTCGATTGGAGGGGTTTGTGGCGGTCCCAATGCGAAGGCGATCTACACGAAGGTTTCACACTACATAGACTGGATAGAGGACAACGTGTGGGGTGCTAATGCGATGTGA